Sequence from the Thermococcus nautili genome:
GCGCTCCTCCAGGAGACCTTCCTTAATCCACTCCTCTATCAGCTCCTTTGCCTTACTAACCGAGAAGCGCCGCAGGCGAAAGCTCAGGATTCCGACCAGCTCGCTCCTCGTGAACTCGGTTGAGCCCTTGACCCGGACTGCTTCCTCCAGCGGGTGCATAGGCATCAAGCTTTTTAGGGCTCTCGGATAGATAAACTTTTGGTGTGGGAAATGGAGCAGAGGACGCACAGGCTTACCTCTGAGAGGCTCGTCGGAAGGCCGCTGAAAATCGAGCCCGGGAAAGCTGAGGTCGAGCTTTTAACTACTGAGGAGATGGCGGTTGACGAGTACGGCCTCGTTCACGGCGGCTTTACCTTTGGACTGGCAGACTACGCGGCTATGCTCGCCGTGAACGAGCCCACCGTTGTCCTCGGAAAGGCCGAGGTTAAGTTCCTCAAGCCAGTTAAGGCCGGTGAGAGGCTGATGGCCAAGGCCAAGGTAATCGAAGACCTTGGACGTAAAAAGCTGGTCAAAGCAGAGGTCTCCAACGAGAAAAATGAGAAGGTCTTTGAGGGAACGTTCCACTGCTACGTCCTTGAAAGGCACGTGCTCGAATAGCCGTCCAGCTTCCTGAGGTAGTACTCCACGACCTCCCTCTGGATTACGGGGATGAAGGGTATCTTCACTAGGATGCCCCTGATTCCGCCTTCCTCGTAGACGAGGAGAGACTCCCGGGAGTCCCTGACGAAGAGGCCCTTCACGACGTAGCGCTCCCCTGTGGAGAAGAGGGCCCTCGCAACCGCCTCCATGAAGTCCCTCGGCTCACCTTCGAGGACCTTTGAAAGGGGGAGGTAGTAAACATCTCCCAGTTCCTCAAGTCTGCTCTCGCGGAAGGCCTTCCTCGTGAGTATGAGGATTTTTGGAGTTATTCCTTTCTCCTTCGCCCTCTCAAAGGCCCTCCTGAACTTCAGGACGAGAGCAGGTTCCATAAACGTCGCCACGAACTCTTCTCCGGTTTCTTCAGCGAGCTCTTCGGCGCGGCTCCTAACGCTCCACTCACCTTGGAGGTACCACACGGGGAGCCACTCCTCCTGCCTGTCCCTCTGGCGGCTCTTGAGCATTATTATCGCCTCCTCCGCTGAGCGAATGTAGTCGTCCCTGAGCGACGCTATCACCTTCTCGGGCTCAACCGCCCTGAAGTACGCCGGACTGCCCTCGCTGACCTCAACGAAGCCCCTCTCGTGGAGCCTCTTCAGGACGTCGTAGACCCTGGGCCTCGGGACGCCGCTCTCTCTGGCTATCTCGCTCGCCTTCGCGGGTCCGGTGATGACGAGGGCCGCGTAGACCCTCGCCTCGTACTCCTTCAGGCCAAGCCTCATCAGCCTCTCAACGAGCTCCTCCATGGGACCACCCTTTAAAATTTGTAACTCTTTCAGTTACAACATCCTTATATCCCTTTTCCCGGAGGTGAACCCGGTGGTGGTGATGCCCGCCCTCGTTGTTAAGGAGCTCAGAAAGAGCTACGGGGACTTTGAAGCCGTCAGGGGGCTCTCCTTCGAGGTTGAAAGGGGAGAGATATTCGGTCTCATCGGGCCGAACGGGGCAGGGAAGACGACAACGATAAAGACAATAGTCGGACTTCTGAAGCCGGATTCCGGCGAAATCGAACTTTTAGGCAGGAAAATGCCGGACAAGGGAGTTTTAGCCAGGGTCGGCTACATGCCGCAGGAGCTGGCCCTCTACCTGAACCTCACCGTCGAGGAGAACCTGTGGTTCTACTCCCGCCTCTACGGCCTCCCCCGAGAGGAGTTCGAGAGGAGGAAGGAGGAGGTGCTGAGGTTCGTGGGGCTTGAGAAGTTCCGGGACAGGCTTGTTGCTGAACTCAGCGGCGGGATGCAGAGGAGGGCCTCCCTCGCCTGCGCGCTGGTGCACGAACCCGAGTTTCTAATCCTCGATGAACCCACCGTGGGGGTTGACCCGGGGCTGAGGGCAAGCTTCTGGAGGTACTTCCGCGAGCTGACAGACGAGGGTGCTTCAATCCTTATAACGACGCACTACATGGACGAGGCCGTGAACTGCGACCGCGTTGCGATTGTGATTGCCGGAAGGGTCCTCGTCACGGCGACTCCTGAGGAGATTATGGCTGAGACCGGCTCGGCAACGCTCGAAGAGGCCGTTCTAAAGCTCACGGGGGTGAAAGGATGAACTCAGGAAGGGTTTTGGCCGTGGCGAGGAGGAGCCTGCTGGAGCTGAGGCACGATAAGAGGCTCCTGAGCTACGCCCTAATCACGCCGATTGTCCTCATGGTGCTCTTCGGCCTGGCCTTCGGCGGCCACGTCCACGACGTTAAGGTGGTCGTCGTCAACGACGACGGAAGCTTCGGCTCCGGGTTTATTGGGAACCTCAACGCGAGCACGTTCTCTGTTTCGAGGGCGGAAACCCTGGGGGATGCCTTGAAAGAGCTGAGGGACGGGAGGTGCTGGGCCGTCATCTACTTTCCGGAGAATCCCGGGGAAATCAGGGTCTACCTCGACAGGAGCAACACCTACATAGCCGACGCCGTCGTTTCGGGCATCAACGCTGCGCTCATGAGAACCCTCGAGGAGAACGGCCTCAGACTGCCGGTCAGGGTCAGCTACAACGCCGTGTACGGAAGGAACACCAAGTTCATGGACACGTTCCTGCCGGGCGTCATGTCGCTCGCGGTGTTCCTAATCTCGACGGTGCTCTCAATCCTGTCCTTCATAGGCGAGAGGAACCTCGGAACGCTCGACAGGGCCCTGGCGAGCCCATTGAGTGAGGGGGAGGTGGTCCTCGGCTACTCGATAGCTTCGGGTGTGATAGGGACAATCCAGGCGGCGATAATGCTCGCCATAGCGGTCTTCGGCTTCGGGGTGAACGTTGAGGGGAGCCTCCTCTTGGCATTCGCCCTCGTGGCGCTCCTGGCAATCGTCGGCGTCAACCTCGGGATACTCCTCTCCAACCTCGCCCGGAACGAGGCGCAGGCGGTCCAGTTCGTCCCGATGATAGTCGTCCCCACGTTTTTGCTGTCGGGCATCTTCTGGCCGGTGGAGGCCATACCAAAGTATCTCCGGCCGTTCTCCTATCTGCTCCCCCCGACGTACGCGGTGGATTCCCTCAGGTCGGTCATGATTCGCGGCTGGGGGCTTGATAAGATATGGGGTGACGTGGCCGTTCTTCTCGGCTTTGGGGTCCTCTTCCTCGGCCTGGCGGTGCTCAACATGAAGCGCCGCCGCTGAGCCAAAATTTTTATACCCAAATATCGCATTTCGATATCGGTGTTCGATATGAAGTACCGGGACTTCCTAACGCTCCACGTCCTCCACCACGCGAGGGACGGTGTCACAGGCAGTTTCATGATGGAAGAACTTAGGAGGCACGGCTACAAACTCAGTCCCGGCACGATTTACCCCCTCCTCCACGAGCTCGAGCGGAAGGGCCTTCTCACGAGCCGGGAAGAGGTTCGGAACGGGAGGAGGGTTAGGGTTTACACGATAACGAAAAGGGGCATTAAGGCCCTTGAAGAGGGAAAAGAGAAGCTGAGGGAGCTCTGTGAGGAACTCCTGGAGGAATGAAGGATGGACGAGAAAGAAAAGAGGGTCTTCGGAATCAGCTGGAACGTCTTTCTCCTCGGCATCGTCAGCTTCCTCAACGATATGAGCAGTGAGATGATAGCGCCGATAGTTCCTGCTTACCTGACCGAGGTTCTCAAAGTCGGGAAGCTCGCGGGCGGTTCGATAATGGGCCTCATCGAGAGCGCGAGTTCGCTCTTCAAGGTCCTCTTCGGCTACTTCAGTGACCGTTTCAGGAAGCGCAAGGCCTTCGTGTTCACAGGTTATGCTCTCTCGACGCTCTCCAAGGGTCTGCTTGCCTTTTCGCGCGGTCCGCTCGACTTCCTCGCGCTCAGGCTGCTCGATAGAACTGGGAAGGGAATACGAACGGCCCCTCGCGACGCTCTAATAGCTGAATCGAGCAACGGAAAAACCGGAAAGTCCTTCGGCTTCCACAGGATGATGGACACCCTTGGCGCGGTTGCTGGTCCCCTCGTGGTGGTTCTGCTAATCGGGCTCCTCTCATACCTGCCGAGGGAAACCCTCTACCGGAGGATTTTCCTTCTCTCCGCCGTTCCTGGACTGCTGTCGCTCCTCATAATAGCGCTCTTCGTTAGGGACAGGGGCGGGGAAGTTAAGAAAAAGATAGCGGGCGTCTCGTCGCTGAAGAGCCGTTCCCTTCAGCTCTTCCTTGCGGTTGTCGCCGTAGGAACCCTCGGCAGGTACAGCTACGCATTCACCCTCTGGAAGGCCGAGGAGCTCGGCTACACGGTTCTTCAGGGCTCTGCCTTCTACGCGCTCTTCAACCTCATCTACGCCCTCTCGGCATACCCGATAGGAGTTTACTCGGACAGGGTGAGCAAGAAGGCCTTAATCGGCGTTGGCTTCCTTCTCTCGGCCCTCGCAAGCCTGTGCTTTGCCTTCGCGAGGGACTTGACGGTTCTTCTCCTCGCCTTCGTCTTCTACGGCCTCCACATGGCGGTGATTGACACGGTTCCGAGGGCGTACATGGCTGAGCTGGCAGGGGAGGGCGAGAAGGGGACGGTTATAGGTGCCTATCACACTGTGGTTGGAGTGTTCGCCTTTCCTGCCTCGCTGATTGCCGGCTACCTCTGGAGCGCCTACTCATTAACCTACAGCTTCCTCTTAGCTTCCGCCATGGCCTTCCTGGCCTTCGTCCTGCTCCAGTTTGATTGACGTTCTGCCAATTTTTTCTGTTCTTTTTTGTTCATTCCCCGTCAAAAAGACTAAAAACTGTGGGGCATACTCGGCACGGTGGTGGGAGTGAGGATTCTAATAATCGGCACCGGCGGGACGATAGCGAGTGCGAAGACCGAGAAGGGTTACAAAGCCACGCTGAGCGTCGGCGAGATACTGGAGATGGCCGGAATAAAGGGCGACGGCGTTGAGATAGAGGCGAAGGACATACTCAACCTCGACAGCACGCTGATTCAGCCCGAGGACTGGATAACGATTGGAAAGGCCGTTTTTGAGAGCCTGAACGACTACGATGGAATCGTCATAACCCACGGAACGGATACCCTTGCATACACTTCTTCGGCCCTGAGCTTCATGCTGAGGAACGTTCCGATTCCGGTAGTTCTGACCGGCTCGATGCTCCCCATAACGGAACCCAACAGCGACGCACCGAGGAACCTGAAAACGGCCTTAACCTTCGCGATGAAGGGCTTTCCTGGGATATACGTCGCCTTCATGGACAAGATAATGCTCGGCACGCGCGTTTCAAAGGTGCACTCCCTCGGCCTCAACGCCTTCCAGAGCATAAACTATCCCGACATTGCTTACATCAAGGGTGAGGAGGTCGTTATACGGCACAGGCCCGAGCTTCCCGCTGGAGAGCCGTCCTTCGACCCGAGGATAGACCCGAACGTTGCTTACCTTCGCTTAACTCCAGGCCTTTCCCCGGAGGTCTTTCTCGCGGTTGCGGAGAGGGTTCACGGCATAGTTCTCGAAGGCTACGGCGCCGGGGGAATTCCCTACCGCGGGCGGAACCTCCTCGAGGCCGTCTCAAAGGTTGCGAGGGAGAAGCCGGTTGTTATGACGACGCAGGCCCTCTACGGTGGCGTTGACCTGACGCGCTACGAAGTTGGCAGGAGGGCCCTCGAGGCCGGCGTTATTCCCGCCGGAGACATGACGAAAGAAGCAACGCTCGTCAAGCTCATGTACGCCCTCGGCAGGACGGGGGAGGTTGAAGAAGTGAGAAGGATAATGGAGAAAAACCTTGCCGGGGAGCTCAGCTCAGCTTTTTGAGCTCCTCGTCGCCTATTATGAGGGGCCTCTCGGCCTCTATGACGTAGCTCAGCTTCCACTCAACCTCTCCCCTGTTCATGAGCTCGGCGTAGCGCTTTGCCTTCTCCTCAGCCTCCTCAAGTGAGGAAGCCTCAACGATTCTCCTCACGTACCACTTTCTGTCTCCAAATCTGAGCTTGAACTCGGCCATGAACATGGGCATCACCGTATGGATTTGGGAAAATGCCTTTTAAAACGTTGACCAAAGCAATTCGGTGGTGGGATGGGGCTTGGGACTGGCGTTGCCAAGGTGTTCGCGATTTTCCTCGTTACATTCCTTCTGCTGGCAAACTTGGTTGCCCCTCCAGAGGTTAAGCTGAACTCTCCCTCCGGCCCCGAACGCTTTCTCGTCGTTCCAATCAAGTTCATCCAGTACCGACTTGGTCACGGTGAGAACTACAGCGTGGAAAGTCCCTACTCCCCGTTCGACTTTAAGCTCGGCGAGCCCCGCGATAAAGTTCCGGTTTGGACGTTCAACGCGAGAGCCCTCCTCAGTGATGTTGATGGAGAGTACGTTGAAAACTACGTTGACGAAACTGTCGAAACTGCCAGGGGATGGGTTACACACGCGGGATATGCGCCAACACCGGAGCTCCTCAGGGGAACGGCC
This genomic interval carries:
- a CDS encoding PaaI family thioesterase, which codes for MEQRTHRLTSERLVGRPLKIEPGKAEVELLTTEEMAVDEYGLVHGGFTFGLADYAAMLAVNEPTVVLGKAEVKFLKPVKAGERLMAKAKVIEDLGRKKLVKAEVSNEKNEKVFEGTFHCYVLERHVLE
- a CDS encoding TrmB family transcriptional regulator; its protein translation is MEELVERLMRLGLKEYEARVYAALVITGPAKASEIARESGVPRPRVYDVLKRLHERGFVEVSEGSPAYFRAVEPEKVIASLRDDYIRSAEEAIIMLKSRQRDRQEEWLPVWYLQGEWSVRSRAEELAEETGEEFVATFMEPALVLKFRRAFERAKEKGITPKILILTRKAFRESRLEELGDVYYLPLSKVLEGEPRDFMEAVARALFSTGERYVVKGLFVRDSRESLLVYEEGGIRGILVKIPFIPVIQREVVEYYLRKLDGYSSTCLSRT
- a CDS encoding ABC transporter ATP-binding protein, which encodes MPALVVKELRKSYGDFEAVRGLSFEVERGEIFGLIGPNGAGKTTTIKTIVGLLKPDSGEIELLGRKMPDKGVLARVGYMPQELALYLNLTVEENLWFYSRLYGLPREEFERRKEEVLRFVGLEKFRDRLVAELSGGMQRRASLACALVHEPEFLILDEPTVGVDPGLRASFWRYFRELTDEGASILITTHYMDEAVNCDRVAIVIAGRVLVTATPEEIMAETGSATLEEAVLKLTGVKG
- a CDS encoding ABC transporter permease; translated protein: MNSGRVLAVARRSLLELRHDKRLLSYALITPIVLMVLFGLAFGGHVHDVKVVVVNDDGSFGSGFIGNLNASTFSVSRAETLGDALKELRDGRCWAVIYFPENPGEIRVYLDRSNTYIADAVVSGINAALMRTLEENGLRLPVRVSYNAVYGRNTKFMDTFLPGVMSLAVFLISTVLSILSFIGERNLGTLDRALASPLSEGEVVLGYSIASGVIGTIQAAIMLAIAVFGFGVNVEGSLLLAFALVALLAIVGVNLGILLSNLARNEAQAVQFVPMIVVPTFLLSGIFWPVEAIPKYLRPFSYLLPPTYAVDSLRSVMIRGWGLDKIWGDVAVLLGFGVLFLGLAVLNMKRRR
- a CDS encoding PadR family transcriptional regulator, which translates into the protein MKYRDFLTLHVLHHARDGVTGSFMMEELRRHGYKLSPGTIYPLLHELERKGLLTSREEVRNGRRVRVYTITKRGIKALEEGKEKLRELCEELLEE
- a CDS encoding MFS transporter, which encodes MDEKEKRVFGISWNVFLLGIVSFLNDMSSEMIAPIVPAYLTEVLKVGKLAGGSIMGLIESASSLFKVLFGYFSDRFRKRKAFVFTGYALSTLSKGLLAFSRGPLDFLALRLLDRTGKGIRTAPRDALIAESSNGKTGKSFGFHRMMDTLGAVAGPLVVVLLIGLLSYLPRETLYRRIFLLSAVPGLLSLLIIALFVRDRGGEVKKKIAGVSSLKSRSLQLFLAVVAVGTLGRYSYAFTLWKAEELGYTVLQGSAFYALFNLIYALSAYPIGVYSDRVSKKALIGVGFLLSALASLCFAFARDLTVLLLAFVFYGLHMAVIDTVPRAYMAELAGEGEKGTVIGAYHTVVGVFAFPASLIAGYLWSAYSLTYSFLLASAMAFLAFVLLQFD
- a CDS encoding asparaginase, which translates into the protein MRILIIGTGGTIASAKTEKGYKATLSVGEILEMAGIKGDGVEIEAKDILNLDSTLIQPEDWITIGKAVFESLNDYDGIVITHGTDTLAYTSSALSFMLRNVPIPVVLTGSMLPITEPNSDAPRNLKTALTFAMKGFPGIYVAFMDKIMLGTRVSKVHSLGLNAFQSINYPDIAYIKGEEVVIRHRPELPAGEPSFDPRIDPNVAYLRLTPGLSPEVFLAVAERVHGIVLEGYGAGGIPYRGRNLLEAVSKVAREKPVVMTTQALYGGVDLTRYEVGRRALEAGVIPAGDMTKEATLVKLMYALGRTGEVEEVRRIMEKNLAGELSSAF